The DNA window GAAGACGCCACAAGTCCTGGAATCGTTCAAAGCTATGCGGTCAGGTATGGTTTAATGCCAAGAGACGCCCAGATTGTTGCTACATGCGTCATGAACGGAATAAAAAAGATAGCAACTTTTGATGAGGATTTTGACGACGTTGCGGAAGTCTTCATCATCAGGTAGGCTCAGCCACGGTCCAGCTCATCACGGGTCAGACGAGGGTGTCGTCCCCATCGCCGGTCGGCTCACTCAAACCCCGGCTTCCGGACGTCCAGCACCTCCCGGTTGACCAGCGTGGGCGGAACCTCACCGTTTTTGAAGGCTATCAGGTTCCCGGCCACGAGTTCGGCCATGCCCTCCCTCGCGCCGTGGGTGGCGCTGCCTATGTGAGGTGCCAGAACCACGTTGTCGAGGCTGAAGAGCTCCTCGTGGTAGTACGGCTCCTCCTCGTAGACGTCCAAGCCTGCACCGGCGATCCAGCCTTCCTTGAGTGCCCTGACGAGCGCCTCCGTATCGACGACCTTGCCCCTCGCTATGTTTACGAGTATCGCCGTTTTCTTCATTAGCTTAAGCTCCCGTTCGCCTATCATGCGGTGGGTCTCCTTCGTCAGCGGGACTGCCAGAACCACGAAGTCGCTCTCGCGCAGGAGCTCGTCCAACGGCTTGAACTCGGCGCCAAGCTCTTTCTCGACTTCAGGCTTCCTCGTGCGCGAGTTGTAGAGTATCCTCATCCCGAAGCCCCTTGCGCGCCTCGCTATAGCCTGGCCGATTCTCCCGAAGCCGACCACGCCGATGGTCTTTCCGTAAACGTCGTGGCCCAGCAGCATCCTCGGGTGCCAGGCTATACCGCGCTTTTTCCATTCGCCTGAGCGGATAAACCTGTCCGCCTCTATGAGCCTCCTTGCGGCGGCGAGCAGAAGCGTCCAGGCGAAGTCGGCGGTGGCGTTGGTGAGGACGTCGGGGGTGTTGGTGACGTAGATTCCCCTCCTCGTTGCCTCCTCAACGTCTATGTTGTCGTAACCGACCGCGTAGTTCGCCACTATCCTCAGTCGGGGAGCGCTGTCAAAGACTTCGGCGTCTATCTTCTCGCTCAGCATGGTAACGAGGGCATCGACGTCCCGAACCTTTTCTAGCAGGACTTCCCTCGGAATCTCGTGCTCGTCCTCCCAGACCTCGACCTCAAAGTGCTCCCTCAGCATCTCGATGCCGTTTTCGGGAATCGCACGGGTGATGAAAACCTTCGGCATCACAATCTCACCCCCTGTCCGAGAGTATGCGAGGGATATAAAAACCCTGACGGTGACTCGCAAGCATGCCCCCAAAGGGAGAGATAAAAGCCCTCAGCGGCGACGGTCTCGGCATGCTGAAAGCAGGCGATGGAATCATTCACGTGCCCTTCACCTATCCCGGCGACGTGGTGAGTGTGGGGAGAACCAGGAGACGCTTTGGCAGAAGGATGGCCGCAGACTTTGAGCTCATCGAGCCCTCGCGGCTCAGGGGGAGCGCGAGATGCCTCCATTTCGGCAAATGCGGCGGCTGTCTCTGGCAGGGGTTGAAGTACAAGGAGCAGTTGAGGCTTAAATCCAAACTCTTCGAGCGGATAACCGGGATAAGCGCACCGGTTAAAGGGTCGCCCCAAATCTGGAACTTCAGGAACGTGAGCAACTTCATCGTGACCACCGGGGGAATAGGACTCAAGGAATACGGGAATCCCCTCGGCGTTGTGAACCTTTCCGAGTGCCGCACCTTTTCTAAGAGGACTCCCGAATATCTGCACGCCCTTCGGGCTTTTTTGAGCGAGACTGGCCTTGAGCCATGGGATTTGAAGAGAAAAGCCGGAGAGATTCACTACCTCCAGGTTAGGGAGGGCAAGTTCACGGGAGAGGTCATGGTGAACCTCATAGCCCATACGAAACCATTGGAAGAAGTTGCCGAGGCATTCAGGGACTACTTCTCCTTTGCGGATTCCCTTTACTGGAGCCTCAAGACGGAGGGGAGGGACGACCCGAGGGGAGAGCCCGAGCTTCTCGGTGGAGAACCCTTCATACGCGAGAGGATTGAGGACGTGACTTACCTCATTCACCCCAACAGCTTCTTCCAGACCAACAGCTACGCCCTGGGGCTTCTCCTCAGGGCCGTTGAAGGCTTCACCAATGGTGAGAAAGTCCTCGACCTCTACTCCGGCGTCGGAACCTTCGGCGTCTGGCTGGCGAAGAGGGGCTTTGCCGTTGAAGGGGTCGAGCTGAACCCCTTCGCTGTGGAGGTGGCGAGGAAAAATGTCGAACTAAATGTGGTGAACGCCCGGTTCCGCGTTGGCCGGGCAGAGGAGACGCCAATCGGTGACTACGACACCGCCATAGTCGACCCACCGAGAAAAGGATTGAGGGAAGCGGCCGAGTTACTGGTGAAAAGCGGCGTTGAGAGAGTCGTTTACGTCTCCTGCAATCCAAAGGCGTTCAGATTAGACTACGAGAACCACCTGAAGAAGGCTTACAGGATTGAGGACGCCATTCTAATCGACATGTTCCCGCACACGCCACATGTTGAGGCGGTTGTGGAGCTGAGGCGTAAGATTTAAAAGTCAAATTCTTACGCTTAATAGGGATTCTCATGATACTCGGGAGGAGGTCAAAGTTAAAACGTATCAAGGGCATAACCCATGGAAGCCACATAGACACGATTTATCCAGATCCTCTTTGGGTTGTGAGCTGGCTCATGAGAAAACTGAACGAGGAGAACCCAGAGTACAGAACCGTAAACGCCGAGCTGAAGCGGGGAAGGCTCTTCTCCCGCAACAAAACCGTCGATGTGAGGATATACAACCTTCCCTTTGGTGATGACGTTCTCATGAGAACTGTCGTGATAGAAGATCCAGAGCCCCACCTCATCACGGCGTTTCCAGTGCTGAAGACAGAGACAAGCGTCCAGTTCCAGATAGAGAGAGTCTTCGAGTGGATCAATGGACTGGAAGGCAACGTCGCAGGTGATGTTCTCGGGGAGGTAAAGCCGAGTGTGAGCTTCTTTGCGGTTGATTACGTCGAGAGAAAAGCCGACTATCTACAGCGGGAAACCGCCAAAGTAAAGTTGGCGTTTCTTGCCTACGGAGCTAACGTTGGGCCTCTTGGAGACGACTTTGAGGTCGAGCTGCCCGATGCTGGATCTATGAAGATGAACCTCGAGGAGGCCGAGCTGCTCCTTCCCGCGACCTTTGGTGGCGCATTCATGGACGACTACACGATAACGGGAAAAGTGCTTAGAGTCAGACCAAGCAGGACATTCTACGGCGACGGCTACCTAATCCTGCTGAAGAACCTCCCGCTGGGAGAGATAGACCTCTTCGCTCTCAAGGAACACCTAAAAGGGGAAGTAAAAAAGGGAGAAACGCTCACTGCTATTGGGTGGCTTCAGGGTGGGCTCGTTTAGATTGCCTTCCAGACGTTTGGAAGATAGAGTGTGTTCTCACCCTTCCGCTCCTTTTCCAAGGCCATCACTATCTTCTCTCTGAACGGAATGTCTCCTCTTTCTGTTCTCTTTCCAAAGCCTGGATGGAAAGCAAGTATCCCGGGAACTTCGAATTTTCCCTTTTCTCTTTCCTCGATGACCTTCACAGGAATCTCAACATAGCGCCAGTCTCCAAGGAAGAGCTTCTTCAAAGGAGATTCGAGGCCATGAGGTAGTTTTTCCACGCTTCTTGGGTAGATGAACGGCACGAGCAGAACCGAAGAGTAACCAGCTTTAATCCACTCCGGCTTCAGCTTTCTCTCCAGTACTCTGGCCAAGACGTACTCGTTTTTGTAGTTTAGCGGGTTGAAGTCCCTACCGACTATTCCCAGGAGGATTTGAGCGCCTTCTTTGTATCTCTTATCGGACATCAACTCTAAGAGCCTTTCTCTCTGGTCGCTGAAGTCCTTAAGCGGAAGAACCTCGAAGCCGAACTTCTTAGTAATATGCTCTCCTGCAATCTTGTAAACTCTGTACGGAATAGGCAGGTTCCAGTCCCGTTCGAGGGAAAGCTGAAGGTGAAAGGTCGGCCTGATGATAAAGCCCGCGGCGCTTAGTATGCGCTTGAGCTGAGGATAGTAGTCTCGAAGGAACGTCTCCACTGGCACTTCCCTTTTCTCACCTGTCCTCAGTGGCTGTTCTTTGGCACTGTAAAAGCTCCCGCTCTCGCTGGAGAACATAGGGAGTCTAACATGGAAGGAGCGGTTGGTGAGGATTTTCCTGATGAAATTCCTCACCATGTAGTAGTGCATGGACTCGTCTTCCTCCTTTTCCGCGAGGCCAACAAAAACTATGTGCTTCGGCTTTCCTTTATAGCCCCTAAGGCGCTTTATCACCTGCCTGTAAAGCTCCACGTTGTAGGCATTGTCGATGTACCTGTGGCCCGGATACGGCGGTATGAATACGAGGATCTCGTGATTCTCAAGGTTAGCCCCAAAGGCCAGGCTGGAAGTTCCAACGATATTGCCCTTTAACTTTGATGAATCCCTCTCTATGCCCGAATGGACTTCCTCAGCTTTAAATCCCTGTGAAAGCAGGAACTCCGTTAGGTCATCAACGTAGAGCTTATTGTCGGCGTAGAAAACGACCTTACCCTGTTCAAGGAGCTTCTTGAAATCAACATCCTTTTTGACCATCCTAGAGATTCTCTCTATGAGAGAATGCCAGTCAGGCAGTTTGCCCTCAACGCCAAAGCCAAGGGCATAAAACTTCAACTCAAAGTCAAGGTGAAGGCGGTAATAGGCCGCCGAAATGTTGTTTATATCAAACCTCTCAACAATTGGGTCGCTGGAAGACTCCGAGATGAGAACTTCAAGGGGAGTGTAGAGGGGCCCTTTTGCAGACAGGTGTTTTTTGAAGGCGTCAAGAAATAACCTTGGTTCTGTTATGGAAGCATCGGTGATTATCACCTTCCTCCCGTTGGGATTTCGCGAGTAGAACCTCAAGAAGCCCAGAATACTTTCAACCGCTGGCGAGCCTGAATTGGTGAACTCGTCGAAGACAATGACATCGATGTCTCTGAGGATGAGCTTCCATACGTTGCTCCTGAGCCACTGGAAGGTCGCCGTCGTAGTCAGGATTACGGAATACTCCTTCGATCGGATGTATTCTGTCAACTTTCCCGTCGCGCGCCACTCCCTCCCTTCCGGAGCGTTTAGACCTTCCTGGTAAGTTTCCACTTTTTCGATGCTCCTCTTGCCCTCAGATGTAACGATGATTAGCCGGATTC is part of the Thermococcus sp. 21S7 genome and encodes:
- the gyaR gene encoding glyoxylate reductase, whose translation is MMPKVFITRAIPENGIEMLREHFEVEVWEDEHEIPREVLLEKVRDVDALVTMLSEKIDAEVFDSAPRLRIVANYAVGYDNIDVEEATRRGIYVTNTPDVLTNATADFAWTLLLAAARRLIEADRFIRSGEWKKRGIAWHPRMLLGHDVYGKTIGVVGFGRIGQAIARRARGFGMRILYNSRTRKPEVEKELGAEFKPLDELLRESDFVVLAVPLTKETHRMIGERELKLMKKTAILVNIARGKVVDTEALVRALKEGWIAGAGLDVYEEEPYYHEELFSLDNVVLAPHIGSATHGAREGMAELVAGNLIAFKNGEVPPTLVNREVLDVRKPGFE
- the rlmD gene encoding 23S rRNA (uracil(1939)-C(5))-methyltransferase RlmD, with product MPPKGEIKALSGDGLGMLKAGDGIIHVPFTYPGDVVSVGRTRRRFGRRMAADFELIEPSRLRGSARCLHFGKCGGCLWQGLKYKEQLRLKSKLFERITGISAPVKGSPQIWNFRNVSNFIVTTGGIGLKEYGNPLGVVNLSECRTFSKRTPEYLHALRAFLSETGLEPWDLKRKAGEIHYLQVREGKFTGEVMVNLIAHTKPLEEVAEAFRDYFSFADSLYWSLKTEGRDDPRGEPELLGGEPFIRERIEDVTYLIHPNSFFQTNSYALGLLLRAVEGFTNGEKVLDLYSGVGTFGVWLAKRGFAVEGVELNPFAVEVARKNVELNVVNARFRVGRAEETPIGDYDTAIVDPPRKGLREAAELLVKSGVERVVYVSCNPKAFRLDYENHLKKAYRIEDAILIDMFPHTPHVEAVVELRRKI
- a CDS encoding DEAD/DEAH box helicase family protein — encoded protein: MSRKDIPILYGEAFELGVNRAIAEKAYVLPEEAFLEDFMEEPRDEGLLVEARELAMKYVDFYDRILSSKEPLAEFLEYYKTFQSGKRSRKINVEELDLTKTDKMNILALLELGRKTGELLRRRYPEFLLQPPLRIPTSYEKYLYPDFIAFSGIEPLAIGDFKVSVGFLGADLSSVVWSVNFDYYNVKELALRAISLSPDNFKSLYKALSKYFKAFHYATIFNMFPIDVLVVFPLGVSILRFNSREELDEMKYSLKDLVRKMIPEQFKEHASDILKYLTDGSAYVRKDENSKKFYLVIDNGNAEIPLWSSGCYPSWKYGSVKTGEPKYTDIKGRRKRHEADVERLIEEVDLLIDASDQGVGKNHVLLKHIAELAKAGKRALIIAPRKHILYEAEAKLRENYSGIRLIIVTSEGKRSIEKVETYQEGLNAPEGREWRATGKLTEYIRSKEYSVILTTTATFQWLRSNVWKLILRDIDVIVFDEFTNSGSPAVESILGFLRFYSRNPNGRKVIITDASITEPRLFLDAFKKHLSAKGPLYTPLEVLISESSSDPIVERFDINNISAAYYRLHLDFELKFYALGFGVEGKLPDWHSLIERISRMVKKDVDFKKLLEQGKVVFYADNKLYVDDLTEFLLSQGFKAEEVHSGIERDSSKLKGNIVGTSSLAFGANLENHEILVFIPPYPGHRYIDNAYNVELYRQVIKRLRGYKGKPKHIVFVGLAEKEEDESMHYYMVRNFIRKILTNRSFHVRLPMFSSESGSFYSAKEQPLRTGEKREVPVETFLRDYYPQLKRILSAAGFIIRPTFHLQLSLERDWNLPIPYRVYKIAGEHITKKFGFEVLPLKDFSDQRERLLELMSDKRYKEGAQILLGIVGRDFNPLNYKNEYVLARVLERKLKPEWIKAGYSSVLLVPFIYPRSVEKLPHGLESPLKKLFLGDWRYVEIPVKVIEEREKGKFEVPGILAFHPGFGKRTERGDIPFREKIVMALEKERKGENTLYLPNVWKAI